Proteins encoded by one window of Mesorhizobium sp. INR15:
- a CDS encoding substrate-binding domain-containing protein, with the protein MAISRRAFGLGLLGAAAAGTGGYLTLKDRPEFRGYLGNKAHLSGFIGGEKQAFLADPDVMHALAGYGLELNARVAGSVEMVREPALLSQKPQFLWPSSSIMVDLARKNGVAIRNDQVVLNSPIVIYTWGPVVEGLKKSGLVTVAAKGGYNQLDLKALLDAILAGKNWSDLGIDELYGRARIVSTDPNRSNSGFMFAGLVLSLMSGDVATQELLARHGDEAKAIFRGMGLKSSSSGKLFDQYIAGGLGAEPMAVGYENQLVEWALADPARWQRVQAGTGAKPEILYPRPTVYSAHPLIVIDPAVDPLLQALISPKLQELAWSKHGFRGPLGTVTGGADAAIAGVRPAEIEAVLPMPSADVMLALLAQMEG; encoded by the coding sequence ATGGCCATTTCGCGCCGCGCTTTCGGATTGGGCCTGCTGGGTGCCGCTGCAGCCGGCACCGGTGGCTATCTGACGCTCAAGGATCGCCCTGAATTCCGGGGCTACCTCGGCAACAAGGCGCATCTGTCCGGTTTTATCGGCGGGGAAAAGCAGGCGTTTCTTGCCGATCCGGATGTCATGCACGCGCTGGCTGGCTATGGGCTCGAGCTTAACGCGCGCGTCGCCGGTTCGGTGGAAATGGTGCGCGAGCCGGCTCTCCTGTCGCAGAAACCACAGTTCCTGTGGCCGTCCTCGTCGATCATGGTCGATCTGGCGCGCAAGAACGGCGTTGCCATCCGCAACGACCAGGTAGTGCTCAATTCGCCGATCGTCATCTACACATGGGGACCGGTGGTTGAAGGCCTGAAGAAGAGCGGGCTCGTCACTGTCGCCGCCAAGGGTGGCTACAACCAGCTCGACCTTAAGGCCTTGCTCGATGCGATACTGGCCGGCAAGAACTGGTCGGACCTCGGTATCGACGAGCTCTATGGCCGGGCTCGTATCGTCTCCACCGATCCGAACCGTTCGAATTCCGGCTTCATGTTCGCCGGGCTGGTGCTCAGCCTGATGAGCGGCGATGTGGCGACGCAGGAATTACTTGCCCGTCACGGCGACGAAGCCAAGGCGATCTTCCGCGGCATGGGCCTGAAGTCCTCATCGTCGGGAAAACTGTTCGACCAGTATATCGCAGGCGGGCTCGGCGCCGAGCCAATGGCTGTCGGTTATGAGAACCAGTTGGTGGAATGGGCGCTTGCCGATCCGGCGCGCTGGCAAAGGGTGCAGGCTGGCACGGGTGCGAAACCCGAAATTCTCTACCCGCGCCCGACCGTCTATTCGGCGCATCCGCTGATCGTCATCGATCCGGCTGTCGATCCGCTGCTGCAGGCGCTGATCAGCCCGAAGCTGCAGGAACTCGCCTGGTCGAAGCACGGCTTTCGTGGCCCGCTCGGCACTGTCACCGGTGGCGCCGATGCGGCCATCGCCGGCGTGCGGCCGGCCGAAATCGAAGCCGTGCTGCCGATGCCGTCAGCCGACGTCATGCTGGCGCTGCTCGCGCAGATGGAAGGTTAG
- the sthA gene encoding Si-specific NAD(P)(+) transhydrogenase, with product MDYDMLVIGSGPSGRRAAVQSAKLGKSVLVVDRGRRLGGVSVHTGTIPSKTLRETVLNLSGWRERGFYGRGYRVKQDISVGDLVERLHKTLDHEVEVLQHQFMRNTVKSARAAVKFIGPNKVSLTTDTGDYSEVGFANALIAVGTRPHRPRDVPFDKTRVFDSDEMLELDRLPRTLTVIGAGVIGVEYATIFSALDVPVTLVEPRNSILDFVDREIVDDFIHQMRDRGMTIRLGSAVKEIRSKPETAEVELADGRTIRSEVVLYAAGRTGNVGSLGLDLVGIEADSRGRIKVDPQTFQTSVPNIYAAGDVIGFPSLASTSMEQGRVAACHAFGVPLPPPPETFPYGIYAVPEISTVGQSEEQVRESGAAYEVGVARFRETSRGHIMGVNTGFLKLLFSIETRRLLGAHIVGEGATELIHIGQAVINLGGTVDFFVNNTFNYPTLAEAYKIAGLDAWNRMGRG from the coding sequence ATGGATTATGACATGCTGGTCATCGGCAGCGGCCCTTCCGGGCGTCGCGCCGCCGTGCAGTCGGCCAAGCTCGGCAAATCGGTGCTGGTCGTCGACCGGGGCCGGCGCCTTGGCGGTGTTTCGGTGCACACGGGAACCATCCCCTCGAAAACCCTGCGCGAAACGGTGCTTAACCTGTCCGGTTGGCGCGAGCGCGGCTTCTATGGGCGCGGCTACCGGGTCAAGCAGGACATTTCGGTCGGCGATCTGGTCGAGCGCCTGCACAAGACGCTCGACCATGAGGTCGAGGTGCTGCAGCATCAGTTCATGCGCAACACCGTGAAGAGCGCACGCGCCGCGGTAAAATTCATCGGCCCCAACAAGGTCAGCCTCACCACCGACACCGGCGACTACAGCGAGGTTGGTTTTGCCAATGCGCTGATCGCGGTCGGCACAAGGCCTCACCGGCCGCGCGACGTGCCGTTCGACAAGACCCGCGTCTTCGACAGCGACGAGATGCTGGAGCTCGACCGTTTGCCGCGTACGTTGACGGTGATCGGCGCCGGCGTCATCGGCGTCGAATACGCGACGATCTTTTCCGCGCTCGACGTGCCGGTGACACTGGTCGAGCCGCGCAACAGCATACTCGATTTCGTTGACCGCGAGATCGTCGACGATTTCATTCATCAGATGCGCGATCGCGGCATGACCATAAGGCTAGGCAGTGCGGTGAAGGAAATCCGCTCCAAGCCGGAGACTGCCGAGGTGGAACTCGCCGACGGCCGCACGATCCGCTCGGAGGTCGTGCTTTACGCAGCTGGCCGCACCGGCAATGTCGGCAGCCTCGGCCTCGACCTGGTCGGCATCGAGGCCGACTCCCGGGGGCGCATCAAGGTCGATCCACAGACCTTCCAGACCAGCGTGCCCAATATCTATGCCGCTGGCGACGTCATCGGCTTTCCAAGCCTTGCGTCCACCTCGATGGAGCAGGGCAGGGTGGCCGCCTGCCATGCTTTTGGCGTGCCGTTGCCGCCGCCGCCGGAAACCTTTCCCTATGGCATCTATGCCGTGCCTGAAATCTCCACGGTTGGTCAGTCCGAGGAGCAGGTGCGCGAGAGCGGAGCGGCCTATGAGGTCGGCGTGGCGCGTTTCCGTGAAACGTCGCGCGGCCACATCATGGGCGTCAACACCGGCTTCCTGAAGCTGCTGTTCTCGATCGAAACGCGCCGGCTGCTTGGTGCGCACATCGTCGGCGAGGGTGCCACGGAACTCATTCACATCGGGCAGGCCGTCATCAATCTCGGCGGCACCGTCGACTTCTTCGTCAACAACACCTTCAATTATCCGACACTGGCCGAAGCCTACAAGATCGCCGGGCTTGACGCCTGGAACCGTATGGGGCGCGGCTAA
- a CDS encoding RDD family protein — MNARVLDGEIINTRLDDTRAYEGVRTKRILAFVIDYVIVALLTIPFAILVFFLGLLTLGLGWMLFGVLVPAVAILYIWNTLGSADQATSGMKMMGIRLDRLDGRPIDGLTAVVHSVLFWAGNVILSPLILLVTLFSDRKRTLHDLLLGTVVSRTGR, encoded by the coding sequence ATGAACGCGCGCGTTCTCGACGGCGAAATCATCAACACCAGGCTGGACGATACAAGAGCCTATGAAGGCGTGCGCACGAAGCGCATCCTCGCCTTCGTGATCGACTATGTCATTGTCGCGCTGCTCACCATCCCGTTCGCCATACTGGTGTTCTTTCTCGGGCTGCTGACGTTGGGGCTTGGCTGGATGCTGTTCGGCGTTCTCGTGCCGGCTGTCGCCATCCTTTACATCTGGAACACACTGGGCAGCGCCGACCAGGCGACTTCAGGCATGAAGATGATGGGCATCCGTCTCGACCGCCTCGACGGCAGGCCGATCGATGGCCTCACCGCCGTCGTGCATTCGGTGCTGTTCTGGGCCGGCAACGTCATCCTGTCGCCACTGATCCTGCTGGTGACCTTGTTTTCCGACCGCAAGCGCACCTTGCACGATCTGCTGCTTGGCACGGTTGTCAGCCGGACAGGGCGCTGA
- a CDS encoding arginyltransferase produces the protein MTQHPTQSPQFFLTAPSPCPYLEGQFERKVFTHLVGDKASEMNDLLTQGGFRRSQNIAYRPACETCRACVSVRILAQEFAASRNMKRVLQHNSDLVGFMHNAEPSTEQYSLFRGYLDARHRRGGMSDMTVLDYAMMVEDTHVDTKVIEYRRRGPDTFITGKGQGELIAVALTDKMADGLSMVYSYFNPDFEERSLGTFMILDHIARARAMGLPHVYLGYWVNGSRKMNYKMRFMPQEHLGPKGWERYTNEAVLR, from the coding sequence ATGACGCAGCATCCGACCCAGTCGCCACAGTTCTTCCTGACCGCGCCTTCGCCGTGCCCGTATCTTGAGGGCCAGTTTGAACGCAAGGTGTTTACGCACCTGGTTGGCGACAAGGCGTCGGAGATGAACGATCTGCTGACGCAAGGCGGCTTCCGGCGGTCGCAGAACATCGCCTACAGGCCAGCCTGCGAAACCTGCCGCGCCTGTGTTTCCGTGCGCATCCTGGCCCAGGAATTTGCCGCCAGCCGCAACATGAAGCGCGTGCTGCAGCACAATTCGGATCTTGTCGGCTTCATGCACAATGCCGAGCCCTCAACCGAGCAATATTCCCTGTTCCGCGGCTATCTCGATGCCCGCCACCGCCGTGGCGGCATGTCGGACATGACCGTGCTCGACTATGCGATGATGGTCGAGGACACGCATGTCGACACCAAGGTCATAGAATACCGGCGGCGCGGCCCCGATACATTCATCACCGGCAAAGGCCAGGGTGAACTGATCGCCGTGGCGCTGACCGACAAGATGGCTGACGGCCTGTCGATGGTCTATTCCTACTTCAATCCCGATTTCGAAGAACGGTCGCTCGGTACCTTCATGATCCTCGATCACATCGCCCGCGCCCGGGCGATGGGTTTGCCCCATGTCTATCTCGGCTACTGGGTCAACGGCTCGCGCAAGATGAACTATAAGATGCGCTTCATGCCGCAGGAGCATCTCGGCCCGAAAGGCTGGGAGCGCTACACCAACGAAGCGGTTTTGCGCTGA
- a CDS encoding DMT family transporter, which translates to MSSHHDHQKGLLMTAIGGLTLTVDIPLIRLADGGAWTIMLLRTGTTFVAAMIIWSVWRALSRNAPQLIPGWSGLVVAICYGLTGVTFVTAVYHTSTADLVFILAFNTVFAALLSWIFLGERPQLVTVVAMVVMILGVLVIVGGSVGTGHLFGNFMALCSAFLIAVAITISRTSDKDMGFTALVGVILPLGVAAFMVTGEGFHVNAPWWIIFNGAVIMPISFFCLANGPKYISGPEVAMFYLLETVLAPVWVWMIFAETPTRNSLIGGAILIVTLIAHSLWQLHEGRKRRADLAVHHPT; encoded by the coding sequence ATGTCCTCCCATCACGATCACCAGAAAGGTCTTCTCATGACCGCGATCGGAGGGCTGACGCTGACCGTCGACATCCCGCTGATCCGGCTTGCCGATGGTGGCGCGTGGACAATCATGTTGCTGCGCACCGGCACCACCTTCGTCGCGGCCATGATTATCTGGTCGGTCTGGCGGGCACTGAGCCGGAACGCCCCGCAGCTTATCCCCGGCTGGTCCGGACTTGTCGTCGCCATATGCTACGGTCTGACAGGGGTTACCTTCGTCACAGCCGTCTATCACACATCGACCGCCGACCTAGTGTTCATCCTGGCCTTCAACACCGTGTTCGCAGCGCTGTTGTCCTGGATATTCCTTGGGGAGAGGCCGCAACTGGTGACGGTCGTTGCGATGGTTGTGATGATCCTCGGGGTGCTGGTCATTGTCGGTGGCTCGGTCGGTACCGGACATCTGTTCGGCAACTTCATGGCGCTGTGTTCCGCTTTCCTGATCGCGGTGGCCATCACCATCTCGCGCACCAGCGACAAGGATATGGGATTCACCGCCCTGGTTGGTGTGATCCTGCCGCTCGGAGTGGCGGCCTTCATGGTCACCGGCGAGGGTTTCCACGTCAACGCGCCATGGTGGATCATCTTTAACGGCGCCGTCATCATGCCGATTTCGTTCTTCTGTCTCGCCAACGGTCCGAAATACATCTCCGGGCCGGAGGTGGCGATGTTCTACCTTCTGGAAACGGTTCTGGCGCCGGTCTGGGTCTGGATGATCTTTGCTGAAACACCGACCCGCAACAGCCTCATCGGCGGTGCGATCCTGATCGTCACCTTGATCGCGCATTCGCTATGGCAATTGCATGAAGGCCGCAAGCGCCGCGCCGACCTCGCGGTGCATCATCCAACTTAG
- a CDS encoding AI-2E family transporter: MFGLSTPLRSAVIPPLSAARWLLVLIVAAGVYFFHGFLFPVLAALVIAFASWPLYRRLLVAVGGNRTIAATFAILFILAFLVVPIALAGTYAINEVREWVGWAIETNRHGAVTPHWIATLPVVGDWLNEQWTTNFGHPGGIGELIQLVSGANIGSIYRGVLAAGGSAFGLLLTLLFMMIALFFAYRDGEHFAGQIDRLGERILPTRWERISRVVPATISSTVTGMTVIAIGEGLVLGIAYWLAGVPSPVTLGALTGVMALIPGGAPLSFTLVSIYLAASGSPMAGLALFVWGTVELFIVDKTLRPKLVGGPIKLPFLPTFFGLIGGVKTMGFLGLFIGPVLMALLVAIWREWLREVELADEAVLPPEIEAGPQIEILPEPGAVKKASA, from the coding sequence CTGTTTGGCCTGTCGACGCCGCTCAGGTCCGCTGTCATTCCACCACTGTCGGCTGCACGCTGGTTGCTGGTGCTGATCGTCGCGGCCGGCGTCTACTTCTTCCACGGCTTCCTGTTTCCCGTGCTGGCCGCGCTTGTCATCGCTTTCGCCAGTTGGCCACTTTATCGGCGGCTGCTTGTCGCTGTTGGCGGCAACCGCACCATCGCCGCGACCTTCGCCATACTTTTCATTCTCGCCTTCCTGGTGGTGCCGATCGCGCTCGCCGGCACCTATGCCATCAACGAAGTTCGCGAATGGGTCGGCTGGGCGATCGAGACCAACCGGCACGGCGCGGTGACTCCGCACTGGATCGCCACGCTGCCGGTGGTGGGCGACTGGCTGAACGAGCAATGGACGACCAATTTCGGCCATCCCGGGGGCATTGGCGAACTGATCCAACTGGTCAGTGGCGCCAACATCGGCAGCATCTATCGCGGCGTGCTGGCTGCCGGCGGCAGCGCCTTCGGGTTGCTGCTGACCCTGTTGTTCATGATGATCGCGCTGTTCTTCGCTTATCGCGACGGCGAGCATTTCGCTGGTCAGATCGACCGTCTTGGCGAGCGCATCCTGCCGACAAGATGGGAGCGGATTTCGCGCGTCGTGCCGGCGACGATCTCTTCGACGGTAACCGGCATGACGGTGATCGCCATCGGCGAGGGACTGGTGCTGGGCATCGCCTACTGGCTGGCCGGTGTGCCGTCGCCAGTCACGCTCGGTGCGCTGACTGGCGTCATGGCGCTCATTCCCGGAGGCGCGCCCCTGTCCTTCACCCTGGTGTCGATCTACCTCGCCGCCAGCGGTTCACCGATGGCAGGTCTGGCGTTGTTCGTATGGGGCACCGTCGAGCTGTTCATCGTCGACAAGACATTGCGTCCGAAGCTCGTCGGCGGGCCGATCAAACTGCCCTTCCTGCCGACGTTTTTCGGCCTGATCGGCGGCGTCAAGACGATGGGCTTTCTCGGCCTGTTCATCGGCCCGGTGCTGATGGCGCTGCTGGTTGCGATCTGGCGCGAGTGGCTGCGCGAGGTGGAGCTGGCCGATGAGGCTGTTCTGCCGCCGGAAATCGAAGCCGGCCCACAGATCGAAATCCTGCCGGAACCCGGCGCGGTGAAAAAAGCCAGCGCCTGA
- the parC gene encoding DNA topoisomerase IV subunit A — protein MAKRLLPPEDGGGDHIEPVDLKKALEERYLAYALSTIMHRALPDVRDGLKPVHRRIMHAMRLLRLNPEQGFAKCARIVGEVMGKFHPHGDQSIYDALVRLAQSFSMRYPLVDGQGNFGNIDGDNAAAMRYTEARMTEVSTLLLEGITEDAVDFRPTYNEEDEEPVVLPGAFPNLLANGSSGIAVGMATSIPPHNAAELCNAALHLIEHPDAPVAKLMDFVQGPDFPTGGIIVDSRASILEAYETGRGGFRVRAKWGQEDQGRGTWNIVVTEIPYGVQKARLIEKIAELLIARRLPLLEDIRDESAEDVRVVLVPKSRSVDPGILMESLFKLTELESRFPLNMNVLSRGKVPNVLSLRGVLKEWLEHRRDVLIRRSKHRLGEIERRLEILAGYLIAYLNIDEVIRIIREEDEPKQVMMARWSLTDTQAEAILNMRLRALRKLEEFEIRTEFDGLSAEKKQIEALLASNEKQWATIKWEVANVRDKYGPETEIGKRRTQFADAPEHDLTDIAHAMIEREPVTVVVSEKGWLRAMKGHLADYSTLTFKEGDSLKLAFHAQTTDKVLVFTTGGKFYTIGADRLPGGRGHGEPIRIIVDMDNDQDIVIAFIHDPKRKLLLVSHDANGFIVPEEEVVANTRKGKQVMNVKAPDEAKRCIPVSGDHLAIVGENRKMLVFALAEIPEMGRGKGVRLQKYKDGGLLDLKPFTLESGLSWQDSADRTFARSREELAEWIGARASAGRMVPKGFPRTGKFG, from the coding sequence ATGGCAAAAAGGCTTTTGCCGCCTGAAGATGGCGGCGGCGATCATATCGAACCGGTCGATTTGAAGAAGGCGCTGGAAGAGCGCTATCTTGCCTATGCGCTGTCGACCATCATGCACCGGGCATTGCCCGACGTGCGCGATGGGCTGAAGCCGGTTCATCGCCGCATCATGCACGCCATGCGCTTGTTGCGCCTCAATCCCGAGCAGGGTTTTGCCAAATGCGCCCGCATCGTTGGCGAGGTGATGGGCAAATTCCACCCGCATGGCGACCAGTCGATCTATGACGCCCTGGTGCGGCTCGCTCAGAGCTTCTCGATGCGCTATCCGCTCGTCGACGGACAGGGCAATTTCGGCAATATCGACGGTGATAACGCCGCCGCCATGCGCTACACCGAAGCGCGCATGACCGAAGTGTCGACGCTGCTTCTTGAAGGCATTACCGAGGACGCGGTCGATTTCCGCCCCACTTACAACGAAGAAGACGAAGAGCCGGTCGTGTTGCCCGGCGCTTTCCCCAACCTGCTTGCCAATGGCTCGTCGGGTATCGCGGTCGGCATGGCCACCTCTATCCCGCCGCACAATGCCGCCGAACTTTGCAATGCCGCACTGCATCTGATCGAGCATCCGGACGCGCCGGTGGCGAAGCTGATGGACTTCGTGCAGGGGCCGGATTTCCCGACCGGCGGCATCATCGTCGACAGCCGAGCCTCGATCCTGGAAGCCTACGAGACCGGCCGCGGCGGCTTTCGTGTTCGCGCCAAATGGGGCCAGGAGGACCAGGGCAGGGGCACCTGGAACATCGTCGTCACCGAAATCCCCTATGGCGTCCAGAAGGCCCGCCTGATCGAGAAGATCGCCGAGCTGCTGATCGCTCGCAGACTGCCGTTGCTCGAGGACATCCGCGACGAGAGCGCCGAGGACGTCCGCGTCGTGCTGGTGCCGAAAAGCCGTTCGGTCGATCCCGGCATCCTGATGGAATCGCTGTTCAAGCTCACCGAGCTTGAAAGCCGCTTCCCGCTCAACATGAACGTCCTGTCGCGCGGCAAGGTGCCTAACGTCCTGTCGCTGAGAGGCGTGCTCAAGGAATGGCTGGAGCATCGCCGCGATGTGCTCATCCGCCGCTCCAAACATCGCCTCGGCGAAATCGAGCGGCGCCTGGAAATCCTCGCCGGCTACCTGATTGCTTACCTCAACATCGATGAGGTCATCCGCATCATCCGCGAGGAGGATGAGCCCAAGCAAGTGATGATGGCCCGTTGGTCGCTGACCGACACCCAGGCCGAAGCTATCCTCAATATGCGGCTGCGCGCCTTGCGCAAGCTCGAGGAATTCGAGATCCGCACCGAGTTCGACGGTCTGAGCGCGGAAAAGAAACAGATCGAGGCGCTGCTCGCGTCGAACGAAAAGCAGTGGGCGACCATCAAGTGGGAAGTCGCCAACGTTCGCGACAAATACGGGCCCGAGACCGAAATCGGCAAGCGCCGCACCCAGTTCGCGGACGCGCCCGAGCATGACCTGACCGATATCGCGCACGCCATGATCGAGCGCGAGCCTGTGACCGTGGTGGTTTCGGAAAAGGGCTGGCTCAGGGCCATGAAGGGTCACCTGGCCGACTATTCGACCTTGACCTTCAAGGAGGGCGACAGCCTCAAGCTGGCCTTCCATGCTCAGACCACCGACAAGGTGCTGGTCTTCACCACCGGCGGCAAGTTCTACACGATCGGCGCCGACCGCTTGCCGGGCGGACGCGGCCACGGCGAGCCGATCCGTATCATCGTCGACATGGACAATGACCAGGACATCGTCATCGCCTTCATTCATGATCCGAAGCGCAAGCTTTTGCTGGTCTCTCATGACGCCAATGGCTTCATCGTGCCGGAAGAGGAAGTCGTCGCCAACACCCGCAAGGGCAAGCAGGTGATGAACGTCAAGGCGCCCGATGAGGCCAAGCGCTGCATTCCGGTCAGTGGCGATCATCTCGCCATCGTCGGCGAAAACCGCAAGATGCTGGTGTTCGCGCTGGCCGAGATTCCGGAGATGGGCCGAGGCAAGGGCGTGCGGCTGCAGAAATACAAGGATGGCGGCCTCCTCGATCTCAAGCCGTTCACGCTTGAAAGCGGCCTCTCCTGGCAGGATTCAGCTGACCGGACCTTCGCCCGGTCACGGGAGGAGCTTGCCGAATGGATCGGCGCCCGCGCTTCGGCCGGACGCATGGTGCCGAAGGGATTCCCAAGGACAGGGAAATTTGGATGA